The DNA window CTCACGACAACCTTGCTGAGTTCTTCGACACACACAGCGGCGTTGACGGCCCAATCAGGAAAGTGCTGCGCAAGGACATCACAACGATGGTGCTCGGCATTTTCAATGCTGAGTGCGAAGCAGCCACTCGGGCAATGCGCTCTATGACGAGTCTCAGCTCGGCCTACAGCCGGATTCTCCAAAGCCATGAAAAACTACACGCAGCGACGTTGGCCATCGGGGTGAGCATCTCCCTGGAGTATCGCGACCTAAAACTCCAGGAGAGTCACCTCGTTTGGGACCATTTGGTGGCCAAGGCCAAAGAACGGGCCGAAGCCCAGGATGCGCGTGATCGGCAGCGGGAGGAAGCCAGGGCGCAGGCAGAGTACGAGGTCGCCCTGGATCGCTTGGAAAAGGAACTTGAGCACTATCTGAACATGCTGGCAACCATGCGGCGCCAGGGTGACGCCGAAGGAATCGCGCGGTTCGAAGGGCTGATAAAAGAAATCAACGGCCGGATCGCCGCCATCGAGGAGCGGTCAGCCAACATCCGCGTCGGTTACGTTTACGTCATCTCCAACATCGGCAGCTTCGGCGAGGGCGTCGTAAAGATAGGCCTCACCCGGAGGCTTGAGCCCATGGACCGGGTGCGCGAACTCAGCAGCGCGTCGGTGCCATTCCGGTACGACGTGCACGCCATGATCTTTTCGATGGACGCAGTCAGCCTGGAGACCAAGCTGCACCAGCACTTCGACGGGCACCGCATCAACGGGATCAACCGCCGCCGTGAATTCTTCCGTGTCACTCCGCACCAGGTCCTGGAAGCACTCAAGGCCCACGAGGCTGACATTGTGGAGTGGATAGAGGACCCTGAAGCTGAGGAATATCGTCTGACGCTGGACCAGGTTCAATTGGAACTTGAGGATTCTGACGCCTGACACACTTTCCGGGCGCCAGCTGTGGGTTCGCCACTGCTGATCGCCGGGAGCATACTGAGGCATGACCGACACCGATGAATTCCTGGCCTGGGTAAGGACGTCCCTGTACGAGGCGGAGCTGGCCATCCACAACGGCGACGCTGCACCCAGGCGGGCGCTCTGGTCCCGCAACGAGCCGGTCAGTGTCCTGGGTGCCTGGCGCAACGCCTTCGGGCAGCAGGAGCTCGATGATCTGTTCACCGGCCTGGCCCGGCAGTTCTCCAACTGCACGTCGTACCGGTTTGAGCTGCTCTCCTACGACGTTGTGGGCGACATGGCGTACACGGCCGGCTTGGAGCACACCACCGCGTCCGTGGACGGTGAACCTCGGAGCTACACGCTGCGGGCCACCCAGGTTTATAGGCGCGAAGACGGCAAGTGGAAGGTCGCTCACCGGCACGGGGACACCGTCACCGCATAGCCGACCCCTAGTTCAGGTTCATGCCGAACTGCCGGGTCAGGAGCGCCCGCTTGTAGTGGGCTTCTGCTGCATCGACCTGTGCGGCCGGAGCGCTCGGCGAGAAGACCTGCAGGATGCTGAACTGGAAGTGCTGCCGGTGCCGGGCGTCGGCGGCTGCCAGCTCCCGGAGTGCGACGTTGCCGCCGTGGCCGTTACGGGCGTACTCGCTCCAGCGGCCGAAGAAGCGTTCGGCGCCGTCGGCCTTCCCCACGTACAGCCGGCCGGTGCTGGTGTCGGCGATGAGGTAGATGCCCTGCACGGAGCTCAGAGCTGTCCGCCATTGAACATACCGGTCGTCACTTATGACGGCCTGGAGTTCGTCGAAGCTGACCAGGAGCGAATCGAACCCCGGGAAGGGCACGCTGGACGGGTCGGAGATCTCGACGACCGTCATGGATGTTGCCTGGTCGCCCGTCTTGGCCCAGTTCACCGCGTCCTTGGTCCACTCGATCACGAGCCGGTCCGCCAGGGCGGCGAACACCGGGGTGGGCCGGAGGTCAAAGAAGCGGCGGTCCTCGGTGCGTTCGGCAAGCACTTCACCGTGGTTCTCGTGCGCGGTGATGAAGCGGGCGCGCCGGCCGGTTGTGGCGAGGAAGTTCAACCAGTACCTCGGAGGCGTCGCGGGGAGCTTGCTGTTGCGGATGCCCTGTTCCCGCACATACGGCAGCAGGCTGGGTCCCATCGCATCCGCCCGGGTTCTCAGTCCGTCCGGCTTGAGCGTATGCCGGATGACCTGCACGTCCTCTGGCGCCAGCCCGGCAGCCTGGAAGAGATGCCGAAGGCTCAGTTCCCCTGAGTTGCCTTTATTCATGCCTTGCCTTCGCTCAGTCCTGCTGTCCGGTCGCCTCCAAGGTCGGGTCTGCGACTGCGCCAGGACATAAGAAGGCTGCCCTCCTCGCCGGCACTGCACGGTCCAGCACAACACCCAGAAGGGCAACCTCAGCCATCCTATGAGTGGCGGCGCCCGGGATACGAATCGGGGACGTCGGTGGACCCTGCCACATCGTCCGGAAGCTCTGCTCCCCCGCTCAACTCCAGTCCCGCTGGGGTGTTTCCGCTGGTGAGAACCCTGTGGGACTGCAAATAGCCGTCCGCGACGAAGCGGACAAGTGGACTGCTGTCCTGGCCCAGGGCGCCAAGGACCTCCCGGGGCACGTCTGGGTTCATGGCGACGAGAATAGCCAGGTCGACGCTTCGACCGGCGAGTTCGACGAGCAAATCCTGTGGTGTCGCGCCGTTGAAGGCGACTACCTGACGGACCTGGTCGTCGGCGTCGCCGGCAAGTAAGCGCAGGACGGCGGCTGGAGTGTTCGGGTTGGCAGCCACGGCCCGGCGCACCTGAGCACTCCTTCGTTCGCCTCCAAGCATCGTCAGCAGGTCGGCATCGGCGGCGGGGCTGAAGGCGACGTCCATGCGCACCTCCGCCCTCGTATCTGCACCATCTGCTCAAGGACCGCACGGCCGGGTCCCGTCCGCTGCCAGGGCGGCAGGCGGTGCGGTCAGGTCAGTGACCGGGAGATCGGTCTTGGCACGGAGCAGCTCCGCGGTAGCCCAGTCGCCGGTAAACACCTGTGCCGGCTTTTCGCCGGTGC is part of the Arthrobacter sp. KBS0703 genome and encodes:
- a CDS encoding GIY-YIG nuclease family protein, giving the protein MGLFGSWKRSAGWHATENPGVVRFFDGQRWHGYGRLTALDAEGPLPFTVEAQKQRTIDELAEQQDKIEAKLREAKATCEDLGRQRSQLERQIAHLREDHAEAAHENFLREINLRGFPTAADGSAKIAEAIKEVRARARQLVKDGKAISTHDNLAEFFDTHSGVDGPIRKVLRKDITTMVLGIFNAECEAATRAMRSMTSLSSAYSRILQSHEKLHAATLAIGVSISLEYRDLKLQESHLVWDHLVAKAKERAEAQDARDRQREEARAQAEYEVALDRLEKELEHYLNMLATMRRQGDAEGIARFEGLIKEINGRIAAIEERSANIRVGYVYVISNIGSFGEGVVKIGLTRRLEPMDRVRELSSASVPFRYDVHAMIFSMDAVSLETKLHQHFDGHRINGINRRREFFRVTPHQVLEALKAHEADIVEWIEDPEAEEYRLTLDQVQLELEDSDA
- a CDS encoding nuclear transport factor 2 family protein; translation: MTDTDEFLAWVRTSLYEAELAIHNGDAAPRRALWSRNEPVSVLGAWRNAFGQQELDDLFTGLARQFSNCTSYRFELLSYDVVGDMAYTAGLEHTTASVDGEPRSYTLRATQVYRREDGKWKVAHRHGDTVTA
- a CDS encoding GIY-YIG nuclease family protein is translated as MNKGNSGELSLRHLFQAAGLAPEDVQVIRHTLKPDGLRTRADAMGPSLLPYVREQGIRNSKLPATPPRYWLNFLATTGRRARFITAHENHGEVLAERTEDRRFFDLRPTPVFAALADRLVIEWTKDAVNWAKTGDQATSMTVVEISDPSSVPFPGFDSLLVSFDELQAVISDDRYVQWRTALSSVQGIYLIADTSTGRLYVGKADGAERFFGRWSEYARNGHGGNVALRELAAADARHRQHFQFSILQVFSPSAPAAQVDAAEAHYKRALLTRQFGMNLN